GTGCCGTCGTCGCTGTCGGCGTCGAGGGCGGAGGCGAAGCCGCCCTCGGGGGTGCGCAGTTCGCGGACCATGAAGTCGGCGGTCTCCAGGGCGACACGGCGGGCCAGGTCGCTGCCGGTGGCCTTCCACAGGTGCGCGTACACCCGGCAGAGCAGGGCGTTGTCGTACAGCATCTTCTCGAAGTGGGGCACGACCCAGGCGCGGTCGACGGCGTAGCGGGCGAAGCCGCCGCCGAGCTGGTCGTAGATGCCGCCGCGGGCCATGGCCTCGCAGGTGTCGGCGGCCATCTGGAGGGCGCCTTCGGAGCCCGTACGGGCGTGGTGGCGGAGCAGGAACTCCACGGCCATCGACGGCGGGAACTTGGGGGCGCCGCCGAAGCCGCCGCGGGTGGCGTCGTACTCGCGGACGAGGCCGAGAAGGGCCTGCGCGAGCTCCTCCTCGCCGGGGACGCCGTCGCCGCCGTAGGCGAGGGAGCGGCCCGCGAGGTCCTTGACGATCCGGTCGGCGACCTCGCCGACCTCGTCGCGGCGGTCGGCCCAGGCGCCGCGGACACCTTCCAGGACGTCGGGGAAGGAGGGCATGCCGTGGCGGGGCTCCGGCGGGAAGTACGTGCCGAAGTAGAAGGGGGCGGCGTCCGGGGTGAGGAAGACGGTCATCGGCCAGCCGCCCTGGCCGGTGGCGGCCTGGACGGCCTCCATGTAGACGGCGTCGACGTCGGGGCGCTCCTCGCGGTCGACCTTGACGGCGACGAAGTGCTCGTTGACCAGGTCGGCGGTGGCGTCGTCCTCGAAGGACTCGTGCGCCATCACGTGGCACCAGTGGCAGGAGCTGTAGCCGACGCTGAGCAGCACCGGGACGTCGCGGCGGCGGGCCTCCTCGAAGGCCTCGGCCGACCAGGGCCACCAGTCGACCGGATTGTCGGCGTGCTGAAGGAGGTAAGGGGAGGTCTCATGGGCCAGTCGGTTCGCCATGGTGCCCATCCTGCCCTGCCGTCGGGGGCAGAGCGTCGTCACACCCGGCCGAGGCGGGTGATGAGCGGTCCCAGGGACCAGCCCGTTCGGCGCAGGCCCGCCCAGGCGCAGCAGGCGGCGATGGCGAGCGCGGTCAGGGCGGCGCCGGGCGCGGTCGGCAGCCCGTTCATGACGAGGACGCCGGTCAGGACGACGACGAGTCCGTCGAACTGCCACAAGAAGACCCGGACGGCGGAGAGGTCGCCCAGCGGCGTGATGATCGGAAGCAGCAGTTCGACGGGCAGATTCGTCTTCATCTCGCGCAGGAACCTGGCGCCGAGCACGAGCGCCACCGTGCCTGTGACGAGGAGTGCCGTGTCGGCCCCGGCGGCCTGAAGCGGCCATCGCGTCGTGATCGTGACACCGCTCGCCAGGCCGACCGAGACCACCACCGCGACGACCGGCCAGGCCAGGGTGCGGGCGAGCGTCCCGCCCCACCACTCGCCGAGCAGCGGGGCCAGGGTCAGTTCGTCGCGCAGTCCGCGCCAGGTCTCGCCGACCCACCCGGACCCCAGGTACACGCCGACCGCGCCGGCCAGCCAGGCCGGCGTCGCGAGCCTGGCGTCCGGCTCCGCGACGCCGAGCGTCAGCACGGCGGCGCCGGCCGGCAGGAACACCGCGGCGGCGATCGCGCGGCCTCTCGTGCGCAGGGCGCGGACCGCTCCCTGGGCCAGGTGGCCGCGCAGCCGCCCGTCCGGACGCGTCAGGGCGTGTGTGAGCCCGCGCGGCTGCGGGCGGTACAGGTCGAGCGCGTGGTGGAGCGTGCCGGTCCAGGCGAAGGTCTGGGCCTCGGCGGCACGCGCCGATTCGCGGGCGAGCCGGGCGAGATCGACCGTACGGACGGACCGGAAGGCGGACCGGCCGAGCGCCGCCGCCGCGACCGCCAGCACACCGGTGACGAGCCACAGGCCGTCCCCGCCCAGGAAGGCGGACCGGCCGAGCAGCGCCACGGCGGCCGCCACGGCGGCCACGGCGGAGGCGAGCAGGACGTTCTCGCGCACCGTCCGGACCTGGCCCCACAACCACGCCACGGAGACGACGGCGCCGATGCCCGCCGCGACGGCCACGCCCTGCGGCAGGAGGCCGCTTCCCGGGCGGTCGAACAGGTCGGTCGCGAGGAACGTCGCCGTGCACACCGCGAGGAGCGTGCCGAGTCCCGCGTACGCCAGCCGGCGGCGGGCGAACGTGCCGAGGTAGTGCGTCGGGGACAGGTCGGTGGACATGAACACGTGCAGCAGGAACGGTTTGAGCACCAGCGGTCCCCAGAACCGGCCGGTGAGCTGGGCGCCCCAGACCGCCGCCGCCGCGACCAGGCAGGCCACGGGCATCGCCGCCCCGGCGGACCCCAGGGTGAGCAGCGCCCGCGTGGTGCGCACCAGGTAGACGACCGGCGCCACGTAGACGGCGCCGAGGATGACGGTGAGGTAGACGGTGTACGCCCAGTCCTGCACGGTGGCGCGGTCACCGCGGTGGGCGTACCGGTGGCGTACGGCGTGGACGCGGGCCCTGGGGCCGGACTCGACCTCCTCGGTGGTGCCGGCCGTCGTCATCCCAGCTCCACGACGCCGTCGCAGGCTTCCACCATGGCCGCCTCATGGGTGGCGACCAGGAACGACGTGCCCTGCCCTGCGCGCTCGGCGAGCAGGGCGGCGACGAGGGCGACGTGCTCGGTGTCGAGATGCCGCTCGGGTTCGTCGAGGAGGACGACGTCGGCGGGGCGGACCAGGGTCAGCGCGAGGTGGAAGAGCTGTAACTGGCCGGAGGAGAGCTGGGAGGGGAACCGCGCGCCCAGCGCGGTGAGACCCAGTCGCCCGGTGATCTCTTCGGCGCGCCCGACGGTCGTCGTGGTGTTGCCGTACCAGGAGGCGGCGACCAGGGTGACCTGCTCGCGGATCGTCATGTCACGGGCGACGGGCACCGGTTCGACGAGCGAGGCCACGAGCCGCCGGTGCCGGGGCCTGGCCATGTCGACGGTCTCGCCCCGCACGAGGACGGCGCCGTCCGTCAGCCGCCGGCTTCCCAGGAAGGCCCTGAGGAGGGTCGTCTTCCCGGAGCCGTTGCTTCCGGTGAGACACCGGAACTCGCCCGGCGGCACCGCGAACGTCGTCGGCGCCAGCAGGGTGGTCCCGTCCAGGACGACCGTGGCGCCCTCCGCGGCGATCGCGGACACGTCGTCGCTCACCGCGCCGCTCGCTAACCGGTCGGTAGGCATCCCTGAACCTTCTTGTCTGGGCAGGCGTACGGACGCCCCCCGTCCCGTGGACAGGGGGCGTCGTCGCTACTTTCCGGTGGCGCCGGCCTTGGCCGCCGGGGTGTCCGCGGTGGCCGCCGGGTCCGGGGCCTCCTCGAAGGAGACCTTGC
The sequence above is a segment of the Streptomyces sp. NBC_01255 genome. Coding sequences within it:
- a CDS encoding ABC transporter ATP-binding protein; amino-acid sequence: MSDDVSAIAAEGATVVLDGTTLLAPTTFAVPPGEFRCLTGSNGSGKTTLLRAFLGSRRLTDGAVLVRGETVDMARPRHRRLVASLVEPVPVARDMTIREQVTLVAASWYGNTTTTVGRAEEITGRLGLTALGARFPSQLSSGQLQLFHLALTLVRPADVVLLDEPERHLDTEHVALVAALLAERAGQGTSFLVATHEAAMVEACDGVVELG